The genomic stretch AATGAATATTGATTTTCTGTATATTCTGCGTGGGCACTCTAATAGTGtgttgaaaaaaaaactttaatagTGTGTTGACTACTATAAGATACTACTGAAATATTAACCCATACAGCATCTCCAGGTGTACAGTGTATTGAGAATAATTAGTAATTAATGCAAAGAACATAATTACAATAATAACAAATTAAAAGGCAGTCAGTTGCCGAAAATAAAAGTGCAATTAATTTGCAATAACGACACCACCTTAGTACAAATAAAACACATGGTTTTACATAGagctgacaatttttgacacgacacgataatctgacacgaatccgcacgaaattattgggttgggatcaagtcttattggatccgtgtccttatcgggttgacccattaagaacccgataatttcgggttgggttcgggtcggatgcaaGTCGGATACGGATAACCCATTaagaattaatattattatttttattattatttaaaaaaatatatattactttaatttttaaatttcctataaattaggtttaaatagtataaaacgaattttaattgtgtaaagtaggttaaaaattaaggtttaatcgtgtaatattaggttttaatcgtgtaatgtcaggttcgggttgttatcgtgtcgtgtcaacccatattatatcgtgtcgataacgggttcgtgtcgggtgcgagtcgtgttcggatttgaaggtagcaggtcgggttcgtgttcggatttatagttttcttaacaggtcgggttcaggttaggccttattgggttgggtcattatcaggttgacccgataacgacccaatccgcacgatttgcccgCCCTAGTTTTACAGTTGAAAAAATAGAGTTGTAAATGCCATATTAAAAGGTCGTCAAGTTGTAATTAAAATGTTATAAAAGTTGTACTGATTACAAGTTAGGtaaattttatgttatttatgtCGATTAACACTAATacaaataatactattttaattatcaTTATGTAGATATAAAGTTCAtgaaaaatatctagatatttattTTGGACTAATATCCATCACATTAGTTTGTGGTTTGGTTACTTCTAAATCTGGCTAAGATGTCCCTATCCTAGCTCAtttcaattaattatatatatcttgaaattttttatttatttattttggtcgTTTGGTTTTACCGAATTGAATATTTATGGATTCATATTAGCAATCTTTGTGTTTGAAGTTGATGACGCGAATCGCCGTAATGTGCTTGCACCATACTTCCATATGCATAAAAAAGTAAGACTAATAATTCTCAATTTAGACTTTTGGTTTGCTAATATTTGTTAAGAAATTAATCCCAACACATTGGcctgaaaaggaaaaaaagaccACAGCATTATTATCTTGCCGTAGCCTCTTTATCAACAAAAGAGAGGAAGGAAAATCAGAAccttttttccttaattttgTTTAGTCTAATttgttttttcataaaaatgtAGAGAACAAAATTAAAAGTGAGGCGCCTATATATCttgctattttaattttatttttatagtaaaggatatatatatatatatatatatatatatatatatatatatatatatatatatatatatatatatatatataggattgtgatcaagatagaaccattcttaaacgtagaaccattcttaaacgtagaacaaatgtcaaacggaggtcgttagatcttttaatccaatggtgttgatttgcacaacaacttcccattacaaccaaaactattattaatgggtgaatgcagataagtgaaaaataaagcatgcatggactcttcttcgtttcattcattcttccatcaacatgtgagttttttcacatgttgagtccggaatgtcgtgaaaacatagtctaatatgtatgatttttaatcttgaccgtcattttttcctcatccaatgaataaaatatgtagagttctaggttctatacttaagaatggttctatctttaacgcaaccctatatatatatatatatatagggagatgatcaaaataagtatgtgtttaaatccagaaatgcagcccaaatctcagccctaggattagatgatctaatggtcaataattaactaaaaatacggaaggtcataattaagcagttttaggtcatattataagatttgagtttaatgtcatcttaagatcattttaggtcatacttggttaatatgacctaaaaatacactaatcatgacctaaaaatgccctacgcatgatattgttctgcgtttctgtatttaaatcttgTTTTCATAGATCAaagccatatatatatatatatataggggtgcattataatgataaccacaatttccgtaataaccctataactaaatctggaccacacatttttaaaatcacgtggtctagattcaaacttagctttccttcataaaaaaggcgcagagggtaaatatgtcatttcgcttatttaatttctgaatttcgctcatgataaaatttacgtatccaaatttcgctcatttaaatacgtaaaatcttatttcccatgatatacagatgtatgaggttcagttacacatatgtatgaggttcagttatacgtaaaatcttatttcccatgatatacaaatttcactcatttaaacacgtaaaattttatttaagtatcatttttatcattttatcattttatcagtcaaaagtatcattttatcaagtcagagtatcattatatccggcaaaactatcattctatgaaataaacctaacatatatcattttatcattttatcagtcaaaagtatgattttatcaactcagagtatcattctatccggcaaaactatcattctatgcaataaacctaacatatatcattttatcagtcaatcaaaagtatcattttatcaactcagagtatcattctatccggcaaaactatcattctatacaataaacctaacatatatcattttatcattttatcagtcaaaagtatcattttatcaactcagagtatcattctatccggcaaaactatcattctatccaataaacctaacatatatcattttattattttatcattttatcagtcagtcaaaagtatcattttatcaactcagagtatcattctatccggcaaaactatcattctaatgcaataaacctaacatatatcattttatcattttatcagtcaaaagtatcattttatcaactcagagtatcattctatgcaataaacctaacatatatcattttatcattttatcagtcagtcaaaagtatcattttatcaactcagagtatcattctatccggcaaaactatcattctatgcaataaacctaacatatatcattttatcattttatcagtcagtcaaaagtatcattttatcaactcagagtatcattctatccggcaaaactgtcattctatgcaataaacctaacatatatcattttatcagttagtcaaaaatactccctctgtcccggactacttgcacttatttcctttctgggcgtcccaagttatttgcactctttccatttttagtaaaaattatcacctacagccgcaattgttgactttgctatacactcattccttaatctccgtgctgaaaaggaaatgtgcgagtagtccgggacggagggagtatcattttatcaactcagagtatcattctatccggcaaaactatcattctatgcaataaacctaacatatatcattttatcattttatcactaagtcaaaagtatcattttatcaacttagagtatcattctatccggcaaaactatcattctatgcaataaacctaacatatatcattttatcattttacgtgatatttggcgaaattcagaaattaaatgagagaaatgacatattatcattttatcaactcagagtatcattctatctggtaaaactatcattttatgcaataaacctaacatatatcattttatcattttacgtgatatttggtgaaattcagaaattaaatgagggaaatgacatatttaccccgcgctttttttatgaagtaaatctaaatttgaatctgaaccacaagattagaaaatatgtgtggtccagatttggttatagggttatatatatatatatatatatatatatatatatatatatatatatagttgtgatcatatgataacccctaaatcacgtaataaccctataaccaattctgaaccacacatattttctaatcttgtggttgagattcaaacttagatttacttcataaaaaaaagcgcgggggtaaatatgtcatttccctcatttaatttctgaatttcggtTAATATcaggtaaaatgataaaatgatatatgttaggtttattgaatagaatgataattttgccggatagaatgatactctgagttgataaaatgataatatgtcatttccctcatttaatttctgaatttcgccaaatatcacgtaaaatgataaaatgatatatgttaggtttattgcatagaatgatagttttgccggatagaatgatactctgagttgataaaatgatactttttgactgactgataaaatgatatatgttaggtttattgcatagaatgatagttttgccggatagaatgatactctgagatgataaaatgatactttttgactgactgataaaatgataaaatgatatatgttaggtttatttcatagaatgatagttttgccggatagaatgatactctgagttgataaaatgatacttttgactaactgataaaatgatatatgttaggtttattgcatagaatgatagttttgccggatagaatgatactctgagttgataaaatgatacttttgactaataaaatgataaaatgatatatgttaggtttattgcatagaatgatagttttgccgaatagaatgatactctgagttgataaaatgatacttttgacttaccgataaaatgataaaataataaaatgatatatgttaggtttattgcatagaatgatagttttgccggatagaatgatactctgagttgataaaatgatacttttgactgattaaatgataaaatgatatatgttaggcttattgcatagaatgatagttttgccggatagaatgatactttgagttgataaaatgatacttttgactgataaaatgataaaatgatacttaaataagattttacgtatttaaatgagcgaaatttgtatatcatgggaaataagattttacgtataactgaacctcatacatacgtgtaactgaacctcatacatctgtatatcatgggaaataagattttacgtatttaaatgagcgaaatctagatacataaattttatcatgggcgaaattcagaaattaaataagcgaaatgacatatttaccctctgcgccttttttatgaaggaaagctaagtttgaatctagaccacgtgattttaaaaatgtgtggtccagatttagttatagggttattacagaaattggggttatcattataatgcacccctctatatatatatatatatatatatatatatatatatatagtagggTCGTGTAGTAGGGGGCTCTCTTGTGTATAGTCTCTTCGTTATTCTTTATAAGGAATATTGTTTTATTCAGCGAAACAACCCTAAAGTTGCTCTCTTGTATGAATCGTGACTTCTTTTATAGTTTCAATGAATATTTGAAACACGAATTTTGCATTAATGATCAACGTTAGTTAAATCTTTGCGATGGAGTTTCGATAGttagtaggagtatatataaaaagtactccatatttattTTGGTGGTTAGTTAGTGGAATACTGGAATATAACATTTGGATTGCACCTGTGTTGCGGTGGTATCAATTATCAAATCATACATTTgttaatatttaattagatcATATTAAATGCTAGTTTGGGCTTTTTGTAACAATTTGAATATAATTCTTGAACCAAGTTCCCAGCCCAACTACTTAATTTCTACTTTGGATTAATTAGTTGTAGATAAAAGATAGTTCTTGTTTTCAAATAGCTAGCCCATTATAGGCGTTGGAACTGTTTGTGTTGGTGTAGCCCAATTAAATGCCCAAGATTTGGTTTGAGCAAAAAATGCAATATCTAGTGaactatttttgtaattttgttaCAAGCGATATTATATGTGTAtaccatttttttttgtaacggacctcatattccactaactcattacaactcacattttattataaaactaatataaaaaagtagggctcactctccactaactttttcaactcactgtATATTTCTTAATAACAGTGCCCGatcaaagtgtgacaaaatttaagggacggagggagtactaatctTTAGTATCTATACCTACCAGGCTATCACGTACGAATCTCAGTTCGATCTGAATATGTAGGTTGACCTATAGCCCACTAAATTTAGAGGATTGGGgttaaaaaattacaatctgATTAGGAATCGAGCTAATCAAACAAGCTCGTTGGATGCAAAATTTTaggatattttatttacttttcattTGCCGTATGTTGTATTATTCcatttgaactattcctccgaTCCACATTTTCGTTTTTGGAATGCGatgtctcactcaaaatgaCACATTTCAAACAATGAAAACAtcactctttctatttttttcctctctcttacttcactctcttcacttaactcataaaacaacGTTACATAAAATATCGTGCTGAAAATAAAATGTTCCACTTAAAATGAGACTGATCTCCTATGTATTCTTTgatttgaactattcctccacatttctttgaaaattgattatatttcGTTGTTTGTGaattcattatatatttttgttGCGGTGATGTTTTTTCTTATATTCACTTTATATTTCATACTAATGTAtgctaaatatatatttaatttatactagTATCTATTGTGTTCATAATATAGATGTGTACTACATATTATcacaaaaataaatcaaatctttaagattaaaataatatactccgTACAAGATAATTTCAATTAAAGATTTTAGCTCGATCAGTTGTTCATTGGGCTAGCCCAAAATCCGAATATTTAGGGTGAAGGCTCAAAATTTCTAACTCGATTAGCCTGCAATTTTAGTAGGATTGATCCTAAACTCTCATAGATTGTCTCAAAATCATAATGTACGCAGCGCATTCATATTAAAAGATCACAAAAGTAATAAGACGACAACACGCAATTTGGAGGATTATAATGTCATATTAAGCGAAACAAAGATCGTTCCCATGCAATATTAAGTGCATTAAAAAACTAGtctatataattatatatactaattcaaattagtagtagtagtgaaTTAACACTACTAATTATAGCAAGCAGCGGAGAGTTGCCGTTGCCGGAGATGAGACATCTTTGTGTTGGAGGCGGCGGTGACACGCTCGCAGCGAGGGCACATCGAGAGAGTGGAAGCCGGCGGCGAGAGGTGGCTGTGGCGGTGGCTGCCGACGTTAATTGCCCTGAGCTCCTCCACCTCCTTGTGCAGCTTCCTATTTTGCTCACTCAGTGATCCAAACCATCTTTTCAAATACTCAAACTCCATTTCTGTCTGCTTCAGCTTGCTCCTATTAAATATTCATAAAAAGTAGTTTTGATTAATGAAAAGCTATTTATTACTTAATTGACTCGGTCAAATTGTTTCTTTAAATTAACGTGTATGCATAAAATCTTGACTGGTTTCATTTATTCTTGCGCATCAGTTACACATTTACCAGTTTTTATTTTCGCATGTTTTTAATTGCATAAATTTATGAAACCCAAATTAAAGACGGAGTCAATATTATTTAGAACCAGACCATTAAATTTTTATTCCATATAAGGTTCATCCATAAATATCGAAACATATGTGTGTGTTATTTTATGCATTTTTGACATGATTCGACATTATTAAAGAATCTAAAAATAACTACTCCAATTGGAtcaaatttctaaaataaaaagatgCCTGTTTAATTTCTAAAATGAACTAGATGCACAAAATTGCACTTTATATCTTTCCAATTGGATCAAATTAATTGACATGGAAATTGTGCCTGATTAACCTTTAGTATAGAGCCAAATCCAACCTGACTATAATTTTTACAATTATATGTCCTAAACTACCTATATGGAGCATATAATTTCTACAATTACATCTCCTAAACTACCTATACGGCTATACATACAACTGTTccaaaaaaaagtacatatatACTGATACATACTACTCCACTTTTTAGTACCTTCATGTCCAAAACAGTGAGCCTAATTGTAACTAATTAAACCTAATTAACATGTTAAAAACATAGTTCACGAAATTAAGGTAGATATCCATTTAGAATTGGTCAAAATATGAAAATACCTTGCTCTTCGATTCTGAAACCAGACCTCAACTTGCCTTGGCTTTAAGCCTAATATCTCTGCCAAAGTTTCCTTCTCTCTCTGCATTTGATTAAATACACACAAATACAAATTAACATGTAATCACTTTTCTCTGACAagtaaatattagtagtaatttGAAGATTTTGGAGATGTAATAAAGAGGGTTTTGTTATTGCATACAGGGTTTAAGGTGTGATTTTGTCCGAAGCTTTCTTCAAGAAGATGAGACTGTTCTTTGGTGAGGCGAAGCTTCTTTCTCCGAGCCGGGCCGCCCCCATTCTGGctttcgtcttcttcttctacttCCATGCATTCTTCTTCGGTTCCTGATGAGGGCACTTGGTTTATGTCCAGCTCTTTCATTGTGCTACCACCACCACTTTCCCCTACAAACattctttaattaattagtagtagttCTTACCACACAAACCTAATTTTGCATACATACAAAAAAAAGGACAAACAATATACTCATGTTTCTGATTCTATGCTACCACCCAAAAAAGGTGCCCTTTTTAGTTTCCAtctaattaaaataagataCATATATATTATATCCATCTGATTTAGATCAGGAAAAACTCACATCTAAAATACTCCCAAAATAGGCAAAAATATATACATCAAAATTAAGCAAACTCCAGTTATGATGGAGAAATACCTAGCTAGATCAAAGATTGTGAGttaaataagaaatgaaattatgaaaagGTTGGTTAGTTCTTACCGGAGGATAAAAGAGATGAAGAAGAGAAGCCTATGGTTAAGTCCAAGCAAAAAGGAGTATGACAATTCTCCATGAAATGATGAGAAATTAAGGAGAGAGGACCACAAAAGCTATCAATTTATATTTGTGGAGAcaagaatatttaattaatgttgTGAGGAGTAATACATATAACATATTTATATATCGGAGAGTAAATGGGAAAGGGTGGAAAGGTCATATGCGAAATGGTCAAGGCAAAAAATCATGATTTCTTTGAAatatacacatatacatatactcGTC from Salvia splendens isolate huo1 chromosome 15, SspV2, whole genome shotgun sequence encodes the following:
- the LOC121767835 gene encoding homeobox-leucine zipper protein HOX3-like produces the protein MENCHTPFCLDLTIGFSSSSLLSSGESGGGSTMKELDINQVPSSGTEEECMEVEEEDESQNGGGPARRKKLRLTKEQSHLLEESFGQNHTLNPREKETLAEILGLKPRQVEVWFQNRRARSKLKQTEMEFEYLKRWFGSLSEQNRKLHKEVEELRAINVGSHRHSHLSPPASTLSMCPRCERVTAASNTKMSHLRQRQLSAACYN